From Blattabacterium cuenoti, the proteins below share one genomic window:
- a CDS encoding twin-arginine translocase TatA/TatE family subunit, translating into MINFLFISLEESFFIIIIAIIIFGPKKIPYIAREIGEGIRFLKSAKNKIKNEIRKNNIIDNIIDKNRKKEKK; encoded by the coding sequence ATGATAAATTTTTTATTTATTAGTCTTGAAGAAAGCTTTTTTATTATTATAATAGCTATTATTATTTTTGGACCGAAAAAAATACCATATATAGCTAGAGAAATAGGAGAAGGAATAAGATTTTTAAAATCTGCAAAAAATAAAATTAAGAATGAAATAAGGAAAAATAATATTATAGATAATATAATAGATAAAAATAGAAAAAAAGAGAAAAAATAA
- a CDS encoding SurA N-terminal domain-containing protein — MSFLEKIRKNTWILFFFIGISMLSFILDPHILLKFFTEKSNIIGKVNGENISVKEYTNCFQFLKQFRKGESDYDIKKDTWNLLIHEKLLNEQAIKVGIQSNKEDFLNTLSKQSIYSYIPEFQDKYGFLDIKKFQLYLNRLESPSNYYNPQLEVEKKIWFYEKENIPKRIVSKKYIEMLMYGLNTSSVEAELNFKGKELFSIVDYVFIPYSEIERKYNLFTIENKKIKNFVQKHKFIYKKENLRSLSFIIFKSIPSLDDEIKMKKKMEELFHKLKLTNQNLVFVSNQSEKDFDSNFYLKKDLPIMLQNFIKKDKKIGSMFGPFKNGNQYMIAKLIGKEMISNYVLSSHILISHEDAIRSSNNRNKKEAKKIANEIYNDLKKNPYKFDFFLKKKSDDFLNTKKNKGSLGWLRYEDQNNIGKYNIFHSKNKIGMIGLTETKFGYHILRIDNKSKPEPAYQFALIVKTLFPSKNTEDLLYNEVKFFLKKNKNYSLNIFLNNARKKGYDTILLKDVKSTQWDINEFNTEVDKEILNWSFEKKRKEGDTHIFSNHNKNYIIAYLSKIKKKGYLMEEIKNNLIPFLRKERIKNILSNTVKKNIELEEVSSIFSKRIKKGYKINFHDSIINGFKEPKVVGFSLSLKKNKTSKPIFGEKGIFFIRPIKHISSYKKPSYFSHEIEISNTYLRKKILENLGKVLIKKSKIKDYRKDF; from the coding sequence ATGAGTTTTTTAGAAAAAATAAGAAAAAATACATGGATTTTATTCTTTTTTATAGGAATATCCATGTTATCTTTTATATTAGATCCACATATATTGTTAAAATTTTTTACCGAAAAGTCCAATATAATTGGAAAGGTAAATGGAGAAAATATATCCGTAAAAGAATACACTAATTGTTTTCAATTTTTAAAACAATTCCGTAAAGGAGAATCAGATTATGATATAAAAAAAGATACTTGGAATTTATTAATTCATGAAAAATTATTGAATGAACAGGCTATAAAAGTAGGAATACAGAGTAATAAAGAAGATTTTTTGAATACTTTATCTAAACAGTCTATATATAGTTATATTCCTGAATTTCAGGATAAATATGGTTTTTTAGATATAAAAAAATTTCAATTATACTTAAATAGATTGGAAAGTCCATCCAATTATTACAATCCTCAACTTGAAGTAGAAAAAAAAATATGGTTTTATGAAAAAGAAAATATTCCAAAAAGAATCGTATCAAAAAAATATATAGAAATGTTAATGTATGGATTAAATACTTCTTCAGTAGAAGCGGAATTAAATTTTAAAGGAAAAGAATTATTTTCTATTGTAGATTATGTTTTTATACCTTATTCAGAAATAGAACGTAAGTATAATTTATTTACTATTGAAAATAAAAAAATTAAAAATTTTGTTCAAAAACATAAATTTATCTATAAAAAAGAAAATTTAAGGAGTCTCAGTTTTATTATTTTTAAATCTATACCGTCTTTAGATGATGAAATAAAAATGAAGAAGAAAATGGAAGAATTGTTCCATAAATTAAAATTAACTAATCAAAACTTGGTTTTCGTATCAAATCAATCTGAAAAAGATTTTGATTCAAATTTTTATCTTAAAAAAGATCTTCCTATAATGTTACAAAACTTTATAAAAAAGGATAAAAAAATTGGAAGTATGTTTGGTCCATTTAAAAATGGAAATCAATATATGATAGCGAAACTTATTGGAAAAGAAATGATATCTAATTATGTTTTGTCTAGTCATATATTAATCTCCCATGAAGATGCTATACGTTCTTCCAATAATAGAAATAAAAAAGAAGCTAAAAAAATAGCTAATGAAATATATAACGATCTAAAAAAAAACCCCTACAAATTTGATTTTTTTTTGAAAAAAAAATCTGATGATTTTCTTAATACGAAAAAAAATAAAGGAAGTTTGGGATGGTTGAGATATGAAGATCAAAATAATATTGGAAAATATAATATTTTTCATTCTAAAAATAAAATTGGGATGATAGGTCTTACTGAAACAAAATTCGGTTATCATATTCTAAGAATAGATAATAAGAGCAAACCTGAACCAGCTTATCAGTTTGCTTTAATAGTTAAAACTCTTTTTCCATCTAAAAACACGGAAGATTTACTTTATAATGAAGTAAAATTTTTTTTGAAAAAAAATAAAAATTATAGTTTAAATATATTTCTTAATAATGCAAGAAAAAAAGGATATGATACAATCCTTTTAAAGGATGTAAAATCGACTCAATGGGATATAAATGAATTTAATACAGAAGTAGATAAAGAAATTTTAAATTGGTCTTTTGAAAAAAAGAGAAAGGAGGGAGATACTCATATTTTTTCTAATCATAATAAAAATTATATCATAGCATATCTTTCAAAGATTAAAAAGAAAGGTTATTTAATGGAAGAAATAAAAAATAATTTGATTCCTTTCTTGAGAAAAGAAAGAATAAAAAACATTTTATCAAATACGGTAAAAAAAAACATAGAATTAGAAGAAGTTTCTTCTATTTTTTCTAAAAGAATAAAAAAAGGATATAAAATAAATTTTCATGATTCTATCATTAATGGTTTTAAAGAACCTAAAGTTGTTGGATTTTCTTTATCCTTAAAAAAAAATAAAACATCTAAACCTATATTTGGAGAAAAAGGAATTTTTTTTATTAGACCGATAAAACATATTTCTTCCTATAAAAAACCATCTTATTTTTCTCATGAAATAGAGATATCAAATACTTATTTGAGGAAAAAAATATTGGAAAATTTAGGTAAGGTCTTAATAAAAAAATCAAAAATAAAAGATTATAGAAAAGATTTTTAA
- a CDS encoding hemolysin family protein, translating to MFFHISIVLITILLSSFFSGMEMALISSNLFQIEIEKKKGSFRSKLLSKSIKKSKEFIITMLIGNTISLVIYGIHMEKLFLILLNEWFFIQKTTFCILFLETVISATIILIIGEFFPKMIFSVYPNELLSLFIVPVYIINTALSPVTNFIIYISSFFLKILGEKEENNQKIFDKEDLIYFLSDKIGNNIHGIVESEVEIFHKALEFSEKKARECMLPRKEMISSNIYTSNIDQIRHILTKKGISKILIYQNNIDNIIGYIHYLEILKKPININHSIIQPVEFVHVTTPVRKIMDLLIKKKKSIAVVLDEYGGTAGMITIEDILEEFLGDIKDEHDEMKFIENQLNDNEFLFSARLEIDFLNAKYNLELPSSDEYETLGGLIVYHTGYIPKCKEKIKINDILYIEIKKVSKNKIEEVFLQKKNL from the coding sequence ATGTTTTTTCATATTAGTATAGTTTTAATTACTATACTTCTTTCTTCTTTTTTTTCTGGAATGGAAATGGCTTTAATTTCTTCTAATTTATTCCAAATAGAAATAGAAAAAAAGAAAGGATCTTTTCGATCTAAACTTCTTTCTAAAAGTATAAAAAAATCTAAGGAATTTATAATAACTATGCTAATAGGAAATACAATATCTTTAGTTATCTATGGAATTCATATGGAAAAATTGTTTTTAATTCTATTAAATGAATGGTTTTTTATTCAAAAAACTACTTTTTGTATCCTTTTTTTAGAAACGGTAATTTCCGCAACTATTATTCTTATTATTGGTGAATTTTTTCCTAAAATGATATTTAGTGTATATCCTAATGAATTGTTAAGTTTATTTATTGTTCCAGTATATATTATCAATACAGCACTTTCTCCTGTAACAAATTTTATTATCTATATTTCTAGTTTTTTTTTAAAAATTTTGGGAGAAAAAGAAGAAAATAACCAAAAAATATTTGATAAAGAAGATTTGATTTATTTTTTATCAGATAAAATAGGAAATAATATTCACGGAATAGTGGAATCAGAAGTAGAAATCTTTCATAAAGCTTTAGAATTTTCTGAAAAAAAAGCACGAGAATGTATGCTTCCTAGAAAAGAAATGATTTCTTCTAATATTTACACTTCTAATATTGATCAAATACGTCATATTCTTACGAAAAAAGGGATTTCTAAAATTTTGATATATCAAAATAATATTGATAATATTATAGGATATATTCATTATTTAGAAATTTTAAAAAAACCAATTAATATCAATCATTCTATAATTCAACCTGTAGAATTTGTGCATGTGACTACACCAGTAAGAAAAATAATGGATCTTCTCATTAAGAAGAAAAAAAGTATAGCAGTTGTGTTGGATGAGTATGGAGGAACGGCAGGTATGATAACAATAGAAGATATACTGGAAGAATTTCTTGGAGATATAAAAGATGAACATGACGAAATGAAATTTATAGAAAATCAATTAAATGACAACGAATTTTTGTTCTCTGCTAGATTGGAAATTGATTTTCTTAATGCTAAATATAATTTAGAACTACCTAGTTCTGATGAATATGAAACATTAGGTGGTTTAATAGTTTATCATACAGGATATATACCTAAATGCAAAGAAAAAATAAAGATTAATGATATTTTGTATATTGAAATAAAAAAAGTTTCAAAAAATAAAATAGAAGAAGTTTTTCTTCAAAAAAAGAATTTATAA
- a CDS encoding OmpH family outer membrane protein has translation MKKNRVIYCLLFFLFVILGNITFSKAKNCNQKIVCLNSLILIEKMPEFSNAQKELEKLSKNHEETLEKLAKEFHKKSEKFQKNKNLILKKELEILQAKAKAYQKKAEDDLSKKQNNLLNPIYKKIENAINKVLEKDQTITRVDDCSPGKGVLVNRGIDITEEVKKELGIS, from the coding sequence ATGAAAAAAAATAGAGTTATTTATTGTTTATTATTTTTTTTGTTTGTTATATTAGGAAATATTACTTTTTCTAAAGCTAAAAATTGCAATCAAAAAATTGTTTGTTTGAATAGTTTGATTCTTATAGAAAAAATGCCAGAATTTTCTAATGCTCAAAAAGAACTGGAAAAATTAAGTAAAAATCATGAGGAGACACTTGAAAAACTAGCAAAAGAATTTCATAAAAAATCCGAAAAATTTCAAAAAAACAAAAATCTAATACTAAAAAAAGAATTAGAAATTTTGCAGGCTAAAGCTAAAGCATATCAAAAAAAAGCTGAAGATGATTTATCTAAAAAACAAAATAATTTGTTAAATCCTATCTATAAAAAAATAGAAAATGCTATTAACAAAGTTCTTGAAAAAGATCAAACAATTACACGAGTAGATGATTGTAGTCCTGGGAAAGGAGTTTTGGTTAATAGAGGTATAGATATTACTGAAGAAGTAAAAAAGGAATTAGGTATTTCATAA
- a CDS encoding BamA/OMP85 family outer membrane protein: MEKLNKRSRNILLYLFIIFFPSLSFSITENWNEMNKNEKTSTFTVRNIYVIGKTKYDHHFISDFFNIFPGDKIFLPGKKVDETIRKLWKKNLFKKISVYKKNRSKNEIDLFFNLEDLPEIHKINIEGSGIELHKFPIIEKIKSGDKISEDIIQNIRNEIINFYIQKGYYEISITNVIKVDNHKNILNLHINKGKKIEINNIFFHGNHYLTDNALLRIMEKTRKKNFFSCFSIRKKFVYIYENIKEDLKNIKYKYISMGFLDAKAILDSVCKNDNDNYFKLKIKIIEGKKYYLDDVNFVGNTVVKTDILKKILSYKKGDIYNKIGIENNIFDIEKKTSKNNITSYYLNLGFLLVKIVPIERLIDDNKISLEIQIKENKPVFINKVHIVGNTLTKDHVIRRELNTYPGDLFSPIKIKNSLFRLENLNLFDNKKTYPYLQLNNDNTLDVEWRISEKNTNQIQLNGGYGKDKFLGNFQLNIGNFSISDLFRMKSWKPIPQGDGQNLILSFQFGKNTQSYGLSFTEPWFSIIDKVNPTSLTLNMNYSNNKKKTDDLFLLYKTFSHENITNIEGFLKKKEFSINLNKPLFFIDSYSKIMLSIDYNQFYYDHHLFPNLNNGNGLKINNLNYLIAFQRFSNYPDFIFPITGSKIQFESKFTLPYSTISMFFKIKKDKNIKKSLSEWMEFFKVKITYSLYKEILNKTVLKIGEELGVIGKYSINKKLFHFQKFSMGGIKNDLFSKKKIEEDHISLRGYSNIGNDSITPGDGGIIYNKSVFEIRYLIKEYANVCKFWILSFIEGGSISDSYKKFNPLKMNNKSFGFGFRLFWLPIGPFGIDVGYPIVGKSSFYEKEKYKIHFIIGQN; the protein is encoded by the coding sequence TTGGAAAAGTTGAATAAAAGAAGTAGAAATATTCTTCTATACTTATTTATTATTTTTTTTCCAAGTTTATCGTTTTCTATAACGGAAAATTGGAATGAAATGAATAAAAATGAAAAAACATCAACTTTTACAGTTAGAAATATATATGTAATAGGGAAAACTAAATATGATCATCATTTCATTTCTGATTTTTTTAATATTTTTCCAGGTGATAAAATATTTTTACCCGGAAAAAAAGTAGATGAAACTATTAGAAAACTTTGGAAAAAAAATCTTTTTAAAAAAATATCAGTTTATAAAAAAAATAGATCAAAAAATGAAATAGATTTATTTTTTAATTTGGAAGATCTTCCGGAGATTCATAAAATTAATATTGAAGGAAGTGGAATAGAACTTCATAAGTTTCCTATCATTGAAAAGATAAAATCAGGAGACAAAATATCCGAAGATATAATTCAAAATATTCGGAATGAGATTATAAATTTTTATATCCAAAAAGGATATTATGAAATATCTATCACGAATGTTATAAAAGTGGATAATCATAAAAACATATTAAACCTACATATAAATAAAGGTAAAAAAATTGAAATAAATAATATTTTTTTTCATGGTAATCATTATTTAACAGATAATGCTTTATTAAGAATTATGGAAAAAACAAGAAAAAAAAATTTTTTTTCTTGTTTTTCTATAAGAAAAAAATTTGTTTATATATATGAAAATATAAAAGAGGATTTAAAAAACATTAAATATAAGTATATATCAATGGGTTTTTTAGATGCAAAAGCAATTTTAGATTCTGTTTGTAAAAATGATAATGATAATTATTTTAAACTAAAGATTAAAATAATTGAAGGAAAAAAATATTATTTAGATGATGTTAATTTTGTAGGAAATACTGTAGTAAAAACAGATATTTTGAAAAAGATTTTATCTTACAAAAAAGGTGATATTTATAACAAAATAGGAATAGAAAACAATATTTTTGATATTGAAAAAAAGACATCTAAAAATAACATTACTTCATATTATTTGAATTTAGGATTTTTATTGGTAAAAATAGTTCCTATAGAGAGATTAATAGATGATAATAAAATCTCTTTAGAGATACAGATAAAAGAGAATAAACCAGTATTTATTAACAAAGTGCATATAGTAGGAAATACTTTGACTAAAGATCATGTTATCAGACGTGAACTAAATACTTATCCAGGTGATCTATTTTCTCCTATAAAAATAAAGAATAGTTTATTTCGTTTAGAAAATTTGAATTTATTTGATAATAAAAAAACATATCCATATCTACAATTAAATAACGATAATACTCTAGATGTAGAGTGGCGTATTTCGGAAAAAAATACAAATCAAATTCAATTAAATGGAGGTTATGGAAAAGATAAATTTCTTGGAAATTTTCAATTAAATATTGGAAATTTTTCTATTAGTGATTTATTTAGAATGAAATCATGGAAACCTATACCCCAAGGAGATGGACAGAATCTTATATTATCCTTTCAATTCGGAAAAAATACTCAATCTTATGGTCTTTCTTTTACAGAACCTTGGTTTAGTATAATAGATAAAGTAAATCCAACATCATTGACTTTGAATATGAATTATTCAAATAATAAAAAGAAAACTGATGATCTTTTTCTATTATATAAAACATTTTCTCACGAAAATATAACAAATATTGAAGGTTTTTTAAAAAAGAAAGAGTTTTCCATTAATTTAAATAAACCTTTATTTTTTATAGATTCGTATTCTAAAATAATGTTATCTATTGATTATAATCAATTTTATTATGATCATCATTTATTTCCAAACTTAAATAATGGTAATGGTCTAAAAATAAATAATTTAAATTATTTAATAGCTTTCCAAAGATTTTCAAATTATCCTGATTTTATTTTTCCGATTACAGGATCCAAAATACAATTTGAAAGTAAATTTACTCTTCCATATTCTACTATATCAATGTTTTTTAAAATTAAAAAAGATAAAAATATAAAAAAATCATTATCCGAATGGATGGAATTTTTTAAAGTTAAAATAACTTATTCTTTGTATAAAGAAATTTTGAATAAAACAGTTTTAAAAATAGGTGAAGAATTAGGAGTTATTGGTAAATATAGTATTAATAAGAAACTCTTTCATTTTCAAAAATTTTCTATGGGAGGAATTAAAAATGACTTGTTTAGTAAAAAGAAAATAGAAGAAGATCATATTTCCTTAAGAGGTTATTCTAATATTGGAAATGATTCTATAACACCTGGTGATGGAGGAATCATTTATAATAAGTCAGTTTTTGAAATTCGTTATTTAATTAAAGAGTATGCTAATGTCTGCAAATTTTGGATTCTATCTTTTATAGAAGGAGGTAGTATTAGTGATTCTTATAAAAAATTTAATCCATTAAAAATGAATAATAAATCTTTTGGTTTTGGATTTCGTCTTTTTTGGTTACCTATAGGTCCTTTTGGAATTGATGTAGGTTATCCTATAGTAGGAAAAAGTTCTTTTTATGAAAAAGAAAAATATAAAATACATTTTATTATCGGTCAAAATTAA
- a CDS encoding isoprenyl transferase, which yields MKKFLDKNKIDFNNLPHHVAIIMDGNGRWAKKRGQMRTYGHENAIQSVKETVNGCKELGIPYITLYVFSSENWNRPKKEIEDLTCLFYSNIRNFFEEIHDSNVKIITIGEIEKFSEKIQKELFFLRKKTRNNTSITLILALSYGAREEILRATKTIAKKVSQGYLSLDEINAFSFNNFLYTKEIPDVDLIIRTSGEQRISNFLLWQSAYAELYFTNILWPDFRKKDLYEAIINYQKRNRRFGKVE from the coding sequence ATGAAAAAATTTTTGGATAAGAACAAAATAGATTTTAATAATCTACCTCATCATGTTGCAATTATAATGGATGGAAATGGACGTTGGGCTAAAAAGAGAGGACAAATGAGAACATATGGACATGAAAATGCTATACAGTCTGTAAAAGAAACTGTCAATGGATGTAAAGAATTAGGAATTCCATATATTACATTATATGTCTTTTCCTCAGAAAATTGGAATCGTCCAAAAAAAGAAATAGAGGATTTAACTTGTTTATTTTATTCTAATATTAGAAATTTTTTTGAAGAAATTCATGATAGTAATGTAAAAATTATTACTATAGGAGAAATAGAAAAATTTTCTGAAAAAATACAAAAAGAATTATTCTTTTTGCGAAAAAAAACAAGAAATAATACTTCTATTACATTGATTTTAGCATTAAGCTATGGAGCTAGAGAAGAGATTTTAAGAGCAACAAAAACTATAGCAAAAAAAGTGAGTCAAGGATATTTATCTTTAGATGAAATTAATGCTTTTTCTTTTAATAATTTTTTATATACTAAAGAAATACCAGATGTAGATCTTATTATAAGAACAAGTGGAGAACAAAGAATTAGTAATTTTTTACTTTGGCAATCTGCATATGCAGAATTATATTTTACGAATATTTTATGGCCTGATTTTCGTAAAAAAGATTTATATGAAGCTATAATAAATTATCAGAAAAGGAACCGTCGTTTTGGAAAAGTTGAATAA
- a CDS encoding NAD kinase — MKIALYGQKFGKQNIPYISQFINYVSNHSIDIYIEKSFFNILSSFEEFKNLNFPIFSNYKELTKDFNLMFTFGGDGTILSAIPFIRDSGIPIVGVNTGNLGFLATFNKDVFIKKIDKIFHEKFYLIPRSLLWLETSIMYDEDLSFFNFALNEVVILRKETVSMITIDTYIDDEFLTSYWSDGLIISTPTGSTGYSLSCGGPIITPENNNFVLTPISPHNLFSRPLIISDHHRLHIKVHSRVKYYSLSMDTRLISLEKKNELYIKKAPFYIYLLQEGNHTYYKTLREKLLWGMDQRN; from the coding sequence ATGAAAATAGCTTTATATGGACAAAAGTTTGGAAAACAAAATATACCATATATCAGTCAATTCATTAATTATGTATCTAATCATTCAATAGATATTTATATTGAAAAATCATTTTTTAATATTTTATCTTCTTTTGAAGAATTTAAAAATCTAAATTTTCCTATTTTTTCCAATTATAAAGAATTGACTAAAGATTTTAATCTAATGTTTACTTTTGGAGGAGATGGAACTATTTTATCTGCTATTCCTTTTATTAGAGATTCTGGAATACCTATTGTTGGTGTAAATACAGGGAATTTGGGTTTTTTAGCAACCTTTAATAAAGATGTTTTTATTAAAAAAATAGATAAAATTTTTCATGAAAAATTTTATTTAATACCAAGAAGCTTGTTATGGTTAGAAACTTCTATCATGTATGATGAAGATCTTTCTTTTTTCAATTTTGCGTTGAATGAAGTTGTCATATTAAGAAAAGAAACCGTTTCCATGATAACTATAGATACATATATAGATGACGAATTTTTAACTTCTTATTGGTCTGATGGATTAATTATTTCTACTCCAACTGGTTCTACTGGATATTCATTAAGTTGTGGAGGCCCTATTATTACACCTGAAAATAATAATTTTGTTTTAACTCCTATCTCTCCACATAATTTATTTTCTCGCCCATTAATTATTTCTGATCATCATAGATTACATATAAAAGTGCATAGTCGTGTTAAGTATTATTCTTTATCTATGGATACTAGATTAATTTCTTTAGAAAAGAAGAATGAATTATATATCAAAAAAGCTCCTTTTTATATTTATTTGCTCCAAGAAGGTAATCATACATATTATAAAACATTAAGAGAAAAATTATTGTGGGGTATGGATCAAAGAAATTGA
- a CDS encoding mevalonate kinase family protein: protein MKKFFFPSKILLFGEYGIIENSSGLSFPYPFYKGALQLNEPNHNLSTTFTTPIKKEFTNSNLELEKYYNFLLLLERKKKDLAKLDLIRLDQDIKKGISFHSNIPQGYGIGSSGALVASIYDKYAKNKLDKKKHVITLKNIFSQMESFFHGKSSGLDPLICYLNHPLLIHSKKNISFIKKNYKKKNFKGKGAIFLIDSGSPRKTSSMVEFFEEKFKCENFKRRLKEEFIKYNETCINAFLKENYHSLLKNVKLLSTWVFHHFRLMIPINFLEIWEKGILTNNYYLKLCGSGGGGFILGFTKNYETLSKLELRKYVKEILFRF, encoded by the coding sequence ATGAAGAAGTTTTTTTTTCCTTCAAAAATTCTCTTATTTGGAGAATATGGAATAATAGAAAATTCCAGTGGACTTTCTTTTCCTTACCCTTTTTATAAGGGGGCTTTGCAGTTAAATGAACCTAATCATAACTTATCTACCACCTTTACTACTCCCATTAAGAAAGAATTTACAAATTCTAATTTAGAATTAGAAAAATATTACAATTTTTTACTTCTTTTAGAAAGAAAAAAAAAAGATTTAGCAAAATTAGATCTAATCAGATTAGATCAAGATATTAAAAAAGGAATATCCTTTCATTCGAATATACCTCAAGGATACGGAATAGGAAGTTCAGGGGCTTTAGTAGCTTCTATTTACGATAAATATGCTAAAAATAAATTAGATAAAAAAAAACACGTAATAACTTTAAAGAATATATTTAGTCAAATGGAATCTTTTTTTCATGGAAAAAGCTCTGGACTAGATCCTCTCATTTGTTATTTGAATCATCCTTTACTCATTCATTCAAAAAAAAATATATCCTTTATAAAAAAAAATTATAAAAAAAAAAATTTTAAAGGAAAAGGCGCTATTTTTTTAATAGATTCTGGTTCCCCTAGAAAAACATCATCCATGGTAGAATTTTTTGAAGAAAAATTCAAATGTGAGAATTTTAAAAGAAGATTAAAAGAAGAATTTATTAAATATAATGAAACCTGTATTAATGCATTTTTAAAAGAAAATTACCATTCTCTTTTAAAAAATGTAAAATTACTTTCTACTTGGGTTTTTCATCATTTCCGTCTAATGATACCAATAAACTTTTTAGAAATTTGGGAAAAAGGTATATTAACAAATAATTACTATTTAAAATTATGTGGTTCTGGAGGTGGTGGTTTTATATTAGGTTTTACTAAAAATTATGAAACTTTATCTAAGTTAGAATTAAGAAAATACGTAAAAGAAATTCTTTTTCGTTTTTAG
- a CDS encoding pseudouridine synthase yields MKKKEEKKIIRLNHYLANSGISSRREADKLIQSGSIEVNGRIISKLGTKVNINDNIKFNGNRIKKKENMYIILNKPKGYITSTRDPLNRKTVMNLVPHFSNYRIYPVGRLDRLTTGVLLLTNDGLITEILTHPKYKVQKIYHVLLNKTINPQDLDKIRREKIYLSEGKVKIDFILSKKNRIKIGLHIGWNKVIRRLFKKLTYKVIQLDRINFGGFNKKDIKIGRWRFIDKKEVEKKIKKFIS; encoded by the coding sequence ATGAAAAAAAAAGAAGAAAAAAAAATTATAAGATTAAATCATTACTTAGCAAATTCTGGTATTTCATCTAGAAGAGAAGCAGATAAATTAATTCAATCAGGTTCTATAGAAGTCAACGGAAGAATAATATCAAAATTAGGAACAAAAGTAAATATAAACGATAATATAAAATTTAATGGAAATCGTATTAAAAAAAAAGAAAATATGTATATCATTCTTAATAAACCTAAGGGTTATATTACTTCTACACGAGATCCACTTAATAGAAAAACAGTTATGAATTTAGTTCCTCATTTTTCCAACTATAGAATTTATCCTGTAGGAAGACTGGATCGTTTAACAACAGGAGTTTTACTTCTTACTAATGATGGTTTAATAACTGAAATATTAACTCATCCAAAATATAAAGTACAAAAAATATATCATGTATTATTAAATAAAACAATAAATCCTCAAGATTTAGACAAAATCAGAAGAGAAAAAATTTATTTAAGTGAAGGAAAAGTGAAAATAGATTTTATTTTATCTAAAAAAAACAGAATAAAAATAGGATTACATATAGGATGGAATAAGGTAATCCGACGTTTGTTTAAAAAACTTACTTATAAAGTAATTCAGCTGGATAGAATTAATTTTGGAGGATTTAATAAAAAAGATATTAAAATAGGACGATGGCGTTTTATAGATAAAAAAGAAGTAGAAAAAAAAATAAAAAAATTTATTTCATGA
- the aroQ gene encoding type II 3-dehydroquinate dehydratase produces MKKKINIINGPNLNLIGSREPNLYGTEKFMDYLNKIKKKKIFSNIEITYYQSNHEGKIIDILHIIGFQSDGIILNAGAYTHTSLGIADAIKSISTPVVEIHISNIHSRESFRKKSFLSSVCVGTIFGFGLKSYELGILSFSL; encoded by the coding sequence ATGAAAAAAAAAATAAACATAATTAACGGACCAAATTTAAATCTAATAGGAAGTAGGGAACCTAATTTATACGGAACTGAAAAATTCATGGATTACCTAAATAAAATAAAAAAGAAAAAAATATTTTCCAATATAGAAATTACTTATTATCAAAGTAATCATGAAGGAAAAATTATAGATATTTTACATATCATAGGTTTTCAATCAGATGGAATCATTCTTAATGCAGGGGCCTATACTCATACATCTTTAGGAATTGCAGATGCTATTAAATCTATTTCTACTCCAGTTGTAGAAATTCATATATCAAACATTCATTCAAGAGAATCTTTTAGAAAAAAATCATTTTTATCTTCCGTTTGTGTAGGTACAATTTTTGGTTTTGGATTAAAATCTTATGAATTGGGAATTCTTAGTTTTTCTTTATAA